Proteins found in one Oncorhynchus mykiss isolate Arlee chromosome 3, USDA_OmykA_1.1, whole genome shotgun sequence genomic segment:
- the LOC110507681 gene encoding methanethiol oxidase isoform X1, producing MATKCTGCGPGYKSPLDAMKGPREEIVYLPCIYRNTGIQKPDYLATVDVDPKSPTYCQVIHRLPMPNLNDELHHSGWNACSSCFGDSSKKRNRLILPSLISSRIYIVDTGTDPRAPQMHKIVEPTDIFWKTGLANPHTTHCLGSGQIMISSIGDPSGNGKGGFILLDGKTFEVVGNWELPGEAAPFGYDFWYQPRHNVMMSTEWGAPKALAYGFSLEHVKEGLYGSKIHVWDWTTHKRLQSLDLGEEGAIPLEIRFLHDPAATEGYVGCALQGTVFRFYRTPKGEWAAEKVIHVPSKKVEGWALPVMPSLITDILISLDDRFLYFSNWLHGDIRQYDITNRRNPRLAGQLFLGGSILNDGPVKVLEDPENQSQPPPRTIKGKRIPGSPQMLQLSLDGKRLYVTTSLYSGWDKQFYPEMIKEGSVMMQIDVNTANGGLKVNENFLVDFGKEPNGPALAHELRYPGGDCTSDIWL from the exons ATGG caactAAATGCACAGGCTGTGGACCTGGCTACAAAAGCCCACTGGATGCCATGAAGG GTCCACGTGAGGAGATTGTGTACCTGCCCTGCATTTATCGCAACACTGGAATCCAAAAACCAGACTACCTTGCCACTGTCGACGTGGACCCCAAGTCTCCTACTTATTGTCAG GTCATCCACAGACTGCCCATGCCCAACCTCAATGACGAGCTACACCACTCTGGTTGGAACGCCTGCAGCAGCTGTTTTGGCGACTCATCCAAGAAGCGCAACCGACTTATCCTGCCCTCGCTCATCTCCTCCCGGATCTACATAGTGGACACTGGGACAGACCCCCGCGCTCCACAGATGCACAAG ATTGTGGAGCCCACAGATATCTTCTGGAAGACGGGCCTGGCCAACCCCCACACCACACACTGCCTGGGCAGTGGCCAGATTATGATCAGCAGCATAGGAGATCCATCTGGCAATGGAAAAG GTGGCTTTATCTTGCTGGATGGTAAAACGTTCGAGGTGGTTGGTAACTGGGAGCTGCCTGGTGAGGCGGCACCTTTTGGTTATGACTTCTGGTACCAGCCCCGACACAACGTCATGATGAGCACCGAATGGGGAGCGCCCAAAGCCCTCGCCTACGGTTTCAGCCTGGAACATGTCAAAGAAG GTCTCTATGGATCGAAGATCCACGTGTGGGACTGGACCACTCACAAGCGGCTACAGTCCCTGGACCTGGGGGAGGAGGGCGCCATTCCTCTGGAGATCCGCTTCCTCCATGATCCCGCCGCCACGGAGGGCTACGTCGGCTGTGCACTCCAAGGAACCGTCTTCCGTTTCTACAGGACACCA AAAGGAGAATGGGCTGCTGAGAAGGTTATCCACGTCCCCAGTAAGAAAGTGGAGGGATGGGCTTTGCCAGTGATgccaa GTCTGATCACAGATATTCTGATCTCCCTGGACGACCGCTTCCTATACTTCAGTAACTGGCTGCATGGAGACATACGACAGTATGACATCACAAACAGGAGGAACCCACGTCTGGCTGGCCAG CTCTTCTTGGGAGGGAGCATCCTAAACGATGGCCCTGTCAAAGTACTGGAGGACCCAGAGAATCAGAGCCAACCACCCCCACGCACAATCAAG GGGAAGAGGATCCCAGGGAGCCCCCAGATGTTGCAGCTCAGTCTGGATGGGAAGAGACTGTAcgtcaccacctctctctacagtggCTGGGACAAGCAGTTCTACCCGGAAATGATCAA GGAGGGTTCTGTTATGATGCAGATTGACGTGAACACAGCCAATGGTGGCCTCAAGGTGAATGAGAACTTCCTGGTCGACTTTGGGAAAGAGCCCAATGGCCCGGCCTTGGCCCACGAGCTACGATACCCTGGGGGAGACTGCACCTCTGACATCTGGCTGTAA
- the LOC110507681 gene encoding methanethiol oxidase isoform X2: MKGPREEIVYLPCIYRNTGIQKPDYLATVDVDPKSPTYCQVIHRLPMPNLNDELHHSGWNACSSCFGDSSKKRNRLILPSLISSRIYIVDTGTDPRAPQMHKIVEPTDIFWKTGLANPHTTHCLGSGQIMISSIGDPSGNGKGGFILLDGKTFEVVGNWELPGEAAPFGYDFWYQPRHNVMMSTEWGAPKALAYGFSLEHVKEGLYGSKIHVWDWTTHKRLQSLDLGEEGAIPLEIRFLHDPAATEGYVGCALQGTVFRFYRTPKGEWAAEKVIHVPSKKVEGWALPVMPSLITDILISLDDRFLYFSNWLHGDIRQYDITNRRNPRLAGQLFLGGSILNDGPVKVLEDPENQSQPPPRTIKGKRIPGSPQMLQLSLDGKRLYVTTSLYSGWDKQFYPEMIKEGSVMMQIDVNTANGGLKVNENFLVDFGKEPNGPALAHELRYPGGDCTSDIWL; the protein is encoded by the exons ATGAAGG GTCCACGTGAGGAGATTGTGTACCTGCCCTGCATTTATCGCAACACTGGAATCCAAAAACCAGACTACCTTGCCACTGTCGACGTGGACCCCAAGTCTCCTACTTATTGTCAG GTCATCCACAGACTGCCCATGCCCAACCTCAATGACGAGCTACACCACTCTGGTTGGAACGCCTGCAGCAGCTGTTTTGGCGACTCATCCAAGAAGCGCAACCGACTTATCCTGCCCTCGCTCATCTCCTCCCGGATCTACATAGTGGACACTGGGACAGACCCCCGCGCTCCACAGATGCACAAG ATTGTGGAGCCCACAGATATCTTCTGGAAGACGGGCCTGGCCAACCCCCACACCACACACTGCCTGGGCAGTGGCCAGATTATGATCAGCAGCATAGGAGATCCATCTGGCAATGGAAAAG GTGGCTTTATCTTGCTGGATGGTAAAACGTTCGAGGTGGTTGGTAACTGGGAGCTGCCTGGTGAGGCGGCACCTTTTGGTTATGACTTCTGGTACCAGCCCCGACACAACGTCATGATGAGCACCGAATGGGGAGCGCCCAAAGCCCTCGCCTACGGTTTCAGCCTGGAACATGTCAAAGAAG GTCTCTATGGATCGAAGATCCACGTGTGGGACTGGACCACTCACAAGCGGCTACAGTCCCTGGACCTGGGGGAGGAGGGCGCCATTCCTCTGGAGATCCGCTTCCTCCATGATCCCGCCGCCACGGAGGGCTACGTCGGCTGTGCACTCCAAGGAACCGTCTTCCGTTTCTACAGGACACCA AAAGGAGAATGGGCTGCTGAGAAGGTTATCCACGTCCCCAGTAAGAAAGTGGAGGGATGGGCTTTGCCAGTGATgccaa GTCTGATCACAGATATTCTGATCTCCCTGGACGACCGCTTCCTATACTTCAGTAACTGGCTGCATGGAGACATACGACAGTATGACATCACAAACAGGAGGAACCCACGTCTGGCTGGCCAG CTCTTCTTGGGAGGGAGCATCCTAAACGATGGCCCTGTCAAAGTACTGGAGGACCCAGAGAATCAGAGCCAACCACCCCCACGCACAATCAAG GGGAAGAGGATCCCAGGGAGCCCCCAGATGTTGCAGCTCAGTCTGGATGGGAAGAGACTGTAcgtcaccacctctctctacagtggCTGGGACAAGCAGTTCTACCCGGAAATGATCAA GGAGGGTTCTGTTATGATGCAGATTGACGTGAACACAGCCAATGGTGGCCTCAAGGTGAATGAGAACTTCCTGGTCGACTTTGGGAAAGAGCCCAATGGCCCGGCCTTGGCCCACGAGCTACGATACCCTGGGGGAGACTGCACCTCTGACATCTGGCTGTAA